A window of Pirellula sp. SH-Sr6A contains these coding sequences:
- a CDS encoding proton-conducting transporter membrane subunit, with translation MNGLHFPFLETTLLVPLVGCLFLLGKQPRESIRRKSLWIAGLTLVFAIATWWDFATLHVFEAHDEWSFVRWLLGKELLIVDEFSAPLLPLTALIFLFTLTATVGHKVSTFSYQGAILSEAISLAVLSTKDPVWVVVLLVVLGFPVFSELANRKQTTRVFALHHLLFAVSALAGCLLTLSNNSTWMAVGLGCLTVSIGLRCGLFPFSVWIRDLMQRCSFGSSLLYLLPMLGPYAAARLLLPVAPEWIFALIEWWAMATAIFAAGMALVQVDARAFFGYLLLSHVSLVMVGLDVATPIALTGALSLWLSAGIAMSGYGIVLRCVEARIGRLRLDRYYGLYEHMPTFAWFYLLSGLASVGFPCTIGFIASELLIEGAVDATPVLGMGVVLTMALQGIAIMSSYFRIFTGARHISSVSLSVLPEERIAMIFLTLLILGAGVIPQIGVGTRYRAAVDLRNSLRLPEKSIGEEDNDPGTSHTPESPHP, from the coding sequence ATGAATGGATTGCATTTCCCCTTTTTGGAAACGACGTTGCTCGTCCCCTTGGTGGGATGTCTTTTCCTGCTGGGTAAGCAGCCGAGGGAGTCGATTCGAAGAAAGTCATTGTGGATTGCGGGACTCACGCTTGTCTTTGCAATCGCGACTTGGTGGGACTTTGCCACGCTCCATGTGTTTGAGGCACATGATGAATGGAGTTTCGTTCGATGGTTGCTTGGAAAAGAGCTTCTCATCGTCGATGAGTTTAGCGCTCCCCTTTTGCCACTGACCGCATTGATCTTTCTATTCACGTTGACTGCCACGGTGGGGCATAAGGTCAGTACCTTTTCGTATCAGGGAGCGATTCTTTCCGAGGCCATTAGCCTAGCGGTTCTATCGACCAAGGATCCGGTGTGGGTTGTCGTGCTCCTCGTTGTACTAGGTTTTCCTGTTTTTTCGGAGCTTGCGAACCGCAAGCAGACGACGCGAGTATTCGCGCTCCATCACTTGCTGTTTGCAGTCAGTGCGTTGGCGGGATGTTTATTAACGTTGTCAAACAACTCGACTTGGATGGCTGTCGGATTAGGGTGTTTGACCGTTTCGATTGGATTGCGTTGCGGTTTGTTTCCATTTTCGGTTTGGATTCGAGATCTTATGCAAAGGTGCTCGTTTGGTAGCTCCCTGCTTTATCTATTACCAATGTTGGGGCCTTACGCTGCCGCACGGTTATTGCTTCCCGTTGCACCGGAGTGGATTTTTGCATTGATCGAGTGGTGGGCGATGGCAACCGCGATCTTTGCGGCTGGGATGGCGTTGGTGCAAGTCGATGCGAGAGCGTTTTTCGGGTATCTCCTGCTAAGCCATGTTTCGCTTGTGATGGTAGGGCTCGATGTGGCAACTCCCATCGCACTCACGGGTGCATTGAGTTTGTGGTTGTCAGCAGGGATTGCGATGTCCGGGTATGGAATCGTACTCCGGTGTGTCGAGGCGCGCATCGGACGATTGAGATTGGATCGCTACTACGGGCTTTATGAACACATGCCTACCTTTGCATGGTTTTATTTGTTATCTGGCCTCGCGAGCGTCGGATTTCCCTGCACGATCGGCTTCATCGCTTCCGAATTGCTGATCGAAGGCGCGGTGGATGCGACTCCGGTGTTGGGGATGGGAGTGGTACTCACGATGGCCTTGCAAGGGATTGCGATCATGAGCTCTTACTTTCGTATCTTTACCGGTGCGCGGCATATTTCATCTGTCTCCCTCTCGGTCTTGCCCGAGGAGCGAATCGCGATGATTTTCTTGACGCTCTTGATCTTGGGAGCCGGTGTGATTCCTCAGATTGGAGTCGGGACGCGGTATCGAGCGGCCGTCGACCTTCGCAACAGTTTGAGACTACCTGAAAAATCGATTGGGGAAGAGGATAACGATCCGGGGACGTCGCATACACCCGAATCCCCCCATCCTTAA
- a CDS encoding HU family DNA-binding protein: protein MAKAAAKAEKPLTKVQIYTNIAEATGLSKKQIAEVFDALKAEIATSLGKKGVGAFVIPDLCKILRHQKKALPKRQVRNPQTGEMKWADPKPASTTVKVRALKKLKDMV, encoded by the coding sequence ATGGCAAAAGCAGCTGCCAAGGCAGAAAAGCCACTCACCAAAGTCCAAATCTACACCAACATCGCCGAAGCCACCGGCCTATCCAAGAAACAAATTGCAGAGGTATTCGATGCCCTGAAGGCTGAAATCGCCACTTCGCTCGGCAAGAAGGGCGTTGGCGCCTTCGTGATACCCGACCTTTGCAAGATCCTACGCCATCAGAAAAAGGCTCTTCCAAAGCGACAAGTTCGAAACCCACAAACCGGTGAAATGAAGTGGGCCGATCCCAAACCCGCTTCGACCACCGTGAAAGTTCGCGCTCTCAAGAAACTCAAAGACATGGTCTAG
- a CDS encoding MazG-like family protein: MHTDHASTAYDSTEDSITTVAELKGWIDRFAADRRWETFHRPKSLAMSVAIEAAELMEHFQWADPDAEQLDPAAKIAIADELSDVLSYLLRLASVLELDITSSLREKMVKNARKYPLPAP; this comes from the coding sequence ATGCATACTGACCATGCTTCCACTGCATACGACTCGACCGAAGACTCCATCACCACCGTGGCGGAATTGAAAGGATGGATAGATCGCTTTGCTGCAGACCGAAGGTGGGAAACGTTCCATCGGCCAAAGTCCTTGGCTATGTCGGTGGCCATCGAAGCCGCTGAATTGATGGAGCATTTTCAATGGGCTGATCCCGATGCGGAGCAGTTAGACCCAGCCGCCAAGATAGCGATCGCGGATGAACTCTCCGATGTCCTCTCGTATCTTCTACGACTCGCCAGCGTCCTGGAATTGGACATCACCAGTTCGCTTCGTGAAAAAATGGTCAAAAATGCCCGGAAATACCCGCTCCCGGCCCCCTGA
- a CDS encoding peroxiredoxin, whose translation MAVLVTKPAPDFKAQAVMKDGTFSEISLSQYKGKKYVLLFFYPLDFTFVCPTEIIAFSDRVADFNALDVEVIGVSVDSHYSHLAWRNTPRTQGGIGQIDYPLVADLNKQIARDYDVLVNDAVALRGLFLIDKNGVVRHQVVNDLPLGRSVDEALRMVKALQFFEKNGEVCPANWQEGKRSIKPTVQDSKSFFDAEYAAKA comes from the coding sequence ATGGCAGTTCTCGTTACGAAACCAGCACCCGATTTCAAAGCTCAAGCCGTGATGAAGGACGGCACGTTCTCGGAAATTTCCCTCAGCCAATACAAGGGCAAGAAGTACGTCTTGTTGTTCTTCTATCCGCTCGACTTCACATTCGTCTGCCCCACCGAGATCATCGCGTTCTCCGATCGCGTTGCCGATTTCAACGCACTCGACGTCGAAGTCATCGGTGTATCGGTCGATAGCCATTACTCGCACTTGGCATGGCGAAATACCCCTCGAACCCAAGGTGGGATCGGGCAGATCGATTACCCGCTCGTCGCCGACTTGAACAAGCAAATCGCGCGAGATTACGACGTCTTGGTCAATGATGCCGTGGCGCTTCGAGGGCTTTTCTTGATCGATAAGAACGGCGTCGTGCGACATCAAGTCGTCAACGATCTTCCGCTCGGTCGCAGCGTCGACGAGGCATTGCGCATGGTCAAGGCCCTTCAGTTCTTCGAGAAGAACGGGGAAGTCTGCCCCGCGAACTGGCAAGAAGGAAAGCGATCGATCAAGCCGACGGTCCAGGATAGCAAGTCCTTCTTCGATGCCGAATACGCCGCAAAGGCGTAA
- the moaC gene encoding cyclic pyranopterin monophosphate synthase MoaC, whose amino-acid sequence MENKIDTPKSSHLTHVNEQGAAHMVDVGGKAISQRIAVARSRVVLSPGAAQAIRENSLKKGDCLQVARLAAIQATKWTSHLIPLCHAIPIESVSVESFWRGELVLEWQVTVKSTGKTGVEMEAITAASIAAVTVYDMCKGIDPEITLCDIGLLHKSGGSNGDFTRNETENARTPAR is encoded by the coding sequence TTGGAAAACAAAATCGATACACCCAAGTCCAGCCACCTGACGCATGTCAATGAACAGGGGGCAGCGCACATGGTGGATGTCGGCGGGAAGGCGATTTCGCAACGTATTGCCGTTGCGCGAAGCCGAGTGGTTCTCTCCCCCGGAGCCGCTCAGGCCATCCGCGAAAACAGTCTGAAAAAGGGGGATTGCTTGCAAGTCGCGAGGCTCGCGGCCATTCAAGCGACCAAGTGGACGAGCCATCTCATTCCGCTTTGCCACGCGATTCCCATCGAATCGGTCTCCGTCGAATCGTTTTGGCGTGGAGAATTGGTGCTGGAATGGCAAGTCACGGTTAAGTCGACCGGAAAAACGGGGGTAGAGATGGAAGCGATCACGGCGGCGAGTATTGCAGCAGTGACCGTTTACGACATGTGCAAAGGGATCGATCCGGAGATCACCCTCTGCGATATTGGCTTGCTCCACAAATCGGGAGGAAGCAATGGGGACTTCACGAGGAACGAGACCGAAAATGCACGCACCCCAGCACGTTAG